From a single Parambassis ranga chromosome 2, fParRan2.1, whole genome shotgun sequence genomic region:
- the LOC114444526 gene encoding LOW QUALITY PROTEIN: mucin-19 (The sequence of the model RefSeq protein was modified relative to this genomic sequence to represent the inferred CDS: inserted 7 bases in 4 codons; deleted 2 bases in 1 codon; substituted 4 bases at 4 genomic stop codons) has product MTAKQWMLAVCFSLASDTCRTFGSGVIQPFNGSAFYVRSNCPFTLTRFTHNRVECDITVRLGDSGLLVXNKVRTVLQKGSILVEKTRFVPKSAHIQNTCRQFFSYTLDCLQEKTPHYIQLCKDNIHSYERNTYISCAFFKDIALQCGNSSYAWNIWRDLTKCAPPTCPGDVVYAEXAFEPSCSHPNPRVPHQDVMSSCVCPNGEQLISIYETYTFIHNKVTFGAQEITELHQSDHALLYWCSSMFVQVHTSFGMKIQIQVSPEIQLYITIPGNQKGWISGLCGNSNNDTTDDFTTSRSGIIENSAQPFSLSWSVGTCAVNIPNTCINTDNEIFADEXCSVLNNPSRIFAECHGHIAPDQYHMACIQRTCNCGSNLQQSLCVALGSYAKACAGLGVKVGDWRKATNCTLKRPKNQEFFYDAQACNHTCRSLSGPDPCCELEYNPVEGCGCPEGTHLNQGHMWTPKAECACYHHGGITPLGPVVIDGRQCLCEDGELHCSKECGCTNGKVCVHCSEFPINTEQKTCDSLSKPLGANMTCESGCYCPHDLYEDHLGNCVSRDNCTCVYSGKVFSAGQHVXTNCKTCICSQGQWHCXKEQCPGMCQVYGNGHYQTFDSKWYCFDGHCQYTLVEVSCGSTNGTFSVRVDTVPCCDEALTCSCSITVDLQNKVTLTLSDMRVTKHIXTSWTEQQDPLYTTHTVWLYIIISVPSSGMTLVWDKHTRITIELHANLRNKVCGLCGNFDYNEMNELQMRGSAVVSGPLAFGNSWKAASPPCSDVTTEXFPCARNTYCSAWAQRRCMILMGETFRDCHLKVDPEPYYHACVQESCSCEFEGKFLGFCTAVAAYAEACSDQQVCINWRTPDLCLIYCDYYNEKGQCSWHYEACGKMLSCGKGNFFSHTLEGKLHHHPVSVQTGLRKKCWAYRETWTEDCFHKNCTNGKIEVILVACPQSTIPTCPRGQVVKXLNGCCETWRCDCRCEVYGDPHYISFHGVPFDFFDECTYILVEEQSPRHHLTIVVDNFYCAPGLHGSYYHVLLKRSYSGCNLAQAALNNVTIQPPYEEHGLRFETTGYEVSIHLPEIRSFVSFTPSYTLVINLAMDHFVNNTQGQCGVCGGPSCIRKGGQAEDDSCCDKTAYDWNVSCQPPPTPSPTLTLPFKPNLVFANCSNYVNLTLKKKHCEFDSCWNSNGSCSSLEQAAEECKTAGFCIDWRRLTNESCDVPCPEGLVYKECPNKLDDFCYGGILYPGPRLEKNSPGCFCPHNLTRAGNHTPVCRNVIFPSNTDCKGPYGEPRLPGEVWQSNCNICKCKNQTQTEECFPKHVVPPLCPPG; this is encoded by the exons atgACCGCAAAGCAATGGATGCTGGCTGTCTGCTTTTCCCTGGCCTCAG ACACTTGCAGGACCTTCGGCAGTGGAGTCATCCAGCCTTTCAACGGCTCAGCTTTCTATGTACGCTCCAATTGTCCGTTCACCCTCACCCGCTTCACCCACAACAGAGTTgaatgtgacatcactgtgcGCCTAGGGGACAGCGGGCTGCTGGT CAACAAAGTCAGGACTGTTTTGCAGAAGGGGAGCATCCTGGTGGAGAAGACAAGGTTTGTCCCCAAAtctgcacacatacaaaat ACATGTCGGCAGTTCTTTTCTTACACCTTGGATTGTCTGCAAGAAAAAACTCCTCATTATATCCAACTTTGCAAAGACAACATTCACAGCTATGAAAGAAATACCTACATCAGCTGTGCTTTCTTCAAAGATATTGCCCTGCAGTGTGGAAACAGCAGTTATGCCTGGAACATATGGAGAGATTTAACCAAATGTG CTCCACCAACTTGTCCTGGAGACGTGGTATATGCAGA GGCCTTTGAGCCTAGCTGCTCTCATCCAAATCCCAGAGTCCCCCACCAGGATGTGATGAGCTCCTGTGTCTGTCCAAATGGTGAACAACTAATATCAAtttat GAAACTTATACATTCATACACAATAAGGTTACATTTGGAGCCCAAGAGATCACTGAACTTCATCAGTCtg ATCACGCCTTGCTGTACTGGTGTTCCTCCATGTTTGTGCAAGTTCACACATCCTTTGGCATGAAAATCCAAATTCAAGTGTCTCCTGAAATCCAGCTTTACATTACAATACCTGGAAACCAGAAGGGCTGGATTTCAG GTCTTTGTGGAAACAGTAACAATGACACAACAGATGACTTCACTACCAGC CGCAGCGGCATCATTGAGAACTCAGCTCAGCCTTTTTCTCTGTCGTGGAGTGTCGGTACCTGTGCAGTGAACATACCCAACACCTGCATCAACACTGACAATG AAATATTTGCTGATGAATAGTGCTCTGTGCTGAACAATCCATCTAGGATATTTGCTGAGTGTCATGGCCATATCGCACCAGATCAATACCACATG GCATGCATCCAAAGAACCTGTAACTGCGGCAGCAATCTCCAGCAGAGCTTGTGTGTGGCCCTGGGCAGCTATGCTAAAGCTTGTGCAGGTCTGGGGGTGAAAGTTGGAGACTGGAGGAAAGCTACCAACTGCA CTCTGAAACGTCCAAAGAACCAAGAGTTCTTCTATGATGCACAAGCCTGCAACCATACATGCCGCTCCCTGTCTGGCCCTGACCCTTGCTGTGAGCTGGAATACAATCCTGTGGAAGGCTGTGGCTGTCCAGAGGGAACCCACCTGAACCAAGGACACATGTGGACTCCAAAGGCAGAGTGTGCATGTTACCACCATGGTGGTATAACTCCACTGGGGCCTGTAGTTATTGATGGACGACAGTG CCTCTGTGAGGATGGAGAACTGCACTGTTCTAAGGAATGTG GCTGCACCAACGGGAAGGTTTGTGTCCACTGCTCAGAGTTCCCAAtcaacacagagcagaaaaccTGTGACAGTCTCAGTAAACCACTG GGTGCCAATATGACCTGTGAGAGTGGCTGTTACTGCCCTCATGACCTGTATGAGGACCACCTTGGGAACTGTGTTTCTAGAGACAACTGTACCTGTGTGTACAGTGGAAAAGTATTCAGTGCAGGACAACATGTCTAAACAAACTGTAAAACTTG CATCTGCAGTCAGGGCCAGTGGCACTGCTGAAAGGAGCAGTGTCCCGGCATGTGTCAGGTTTATGGAAATGGACATTATCAGACGTTTGACTCCAAATGGTATTGCTTTGATGGACACTGTCAGTACACACTTGTAGAGGTGAG CTGTGGAAGTACCAACGGCACCTTCTCTGTCAGAGTGGATACTGTGCCCTGCTGTGATGAGGCACTGACCTGCTCTTGTTCTATCACTGTGGACTTGCAG aacaaagtcaCCTTGACACTGAGTGATATGAGGGTGACTAAACACATCTAAACAAGCTGGACTGAGCAGCAAGATCCACTTTAtaccacacacactgtgtggttgTATATCATTATCTCAGTGCCAAGTAGCGGGATGACCCTCGTTTGGGACAAACACACCCGGATCACCATAGAACTACATGCAAACTTGAGG AACAAAGTGTGTGGCCTCTGTGGGAACTTTGACTACAATGAGATGAATGAATTGCAGATGAGAGGCTCAGCAG TGGTGTCTGGGCCCCTAGCTTTTGGCAATAGCTGGAAGGCGGCCTCTCCTCCCTGCTCGGATGTAACCACTGA ATTTCCATGTGCACGCAACACCTACTGCTCAGCCTGGGCCCAGCGACGCTGTATGATCCTTATGGGAGAAACCTTCAGAGACTGTCACTTAAAA GTGGATCCAGAGCCCTACTACCATGCCTGTGTGCAGGAGTCCTGCTCCTGTGAGTTTGAGGGCAAGTTCCTGGGCTTCTGCACAGCTGTGGCAGCTTATGCAGAAGCCTGCAGCGACCAGCAGGTCTGCATAAACTGGAGGACACCGGATCTGTGTC TGATCTACTGTGACTACTACAATGAAAAGGGCCAGTGTAGCTGGCACTATGAAGCCTGTGGTAAAATGCTGTCCTGTGGCAAAGGAAACTTCTTCAGTCACACACTGGAAGGTAAGCTGCAT CACCACCCTGTGAGTGTACAGACCGGGTTGAGGAAAAAGTGTTGGGCTTATCGTGAGACATGGACAGAGGACTGCTTCCATAAGAATTGTACAAATGGGAAGATAGAGGTGATCCTAGTGGCTTGTCCACAGTCTACCATCCCCACCTGTCCAAGAGGTCAGGTTGTGA GTCTGAATGGATGCTGTGAAACATGGAGGTGTGACT GTCGTTGTGAGGTGTACGGAGACCCCCACTACATCTCGTTCCATGGAGTACCCTTTGATTTCTTCGATGAATGCACATACATCCTGGTGGAGGAGCAGTCACCCCGTCATCATCTCACTATTGTTGTTGACAATTTCTACTGTGCGCCAGGCCTCCATGGCTCCT ACTACCATGTCCTGTTGAAAAGATCATACAGTGGATGTAATCTGGCACAGGCTGCTCTGAACAATGTGACCATACAACCGCCATACGAGGAGCATGGATTGAGGTTTGAGACCACGGGGTATGAGGTGTCAATACATCTCCCAGAGATCCGCTCTTTTGTCTCCTTTACTCCGTCTTATACGCTGGTGATCAATCTGGCCATGGATCACTTCGTCAACAACACCCAGGGACAATGTG GTGTATGTGGTGGTCCATCGTGCATCCGTAAGGGAGGCCAGGCTGAGGATGACAGTTGCTGTGATAAGACAGCCTATGACTGG AATGTGTCCTGTCAACCACCTCCCACACCTTCTCCCACCCTCACCCTGCCCTTCAAACCCAATTT GGTGTTTGCAAATTGTAGCAACTATGTGAATCTAACCCTTAAAAAGAAGCACTGTGAGTTTGATTCGTGCTGGAATTCCAATGGCTCTTGCTCCTCCCTGGAGCAAGCTGCTGAGGAATGTAAAACAGCTGGTTTCTGTATTGACTGGAGGAGACTGACTAATGAAAGCTGTG ATGTGCCATGTCCAGAAGGATTAGTTTACAAAGAATGTCCGAACAAGTTGGATGACTTCTGCTATGGAGG AATACTTTATCCAGGGCCTCGCCTTGAAAAGAACAGTCCAGGTTGTTTCTGTCCCCACAACTTGACCAGAGCTGGAAATCACACGCCTGTGTGTCGGAATGTAATT TTTCCCTCCAACACAGATTGTAAGGGACCATATGGAGAGCCTAGACTT CCTGGGGAAGTGTGGCAGTCCAACTGCAACATCTGTAAATGTAAGAACCAGACTCAGACTGAAGAATGTTTTCCAAAACATGTTGTACCTCCACTCTGTCCCCCTGG TTGA
- the slco1d1 gene encoding solute carrier organic anion transporter family, member 1D1 yields the protein MSVESKKPREPCCSKLKLFLASLAFVYFAKAFGGAYMKSSITQIERRFDIPSSLIGVIDGSFEMGNLLVIAFVSYFGAKLHRPRLIGIGCLVMAAGSFLVALPHFFQGLYKYETSMSHSAAVNSTESILPCLSNHSMPDADEMPDTATKPACVNPPGSSMWIYVFLGNMLRGIGETPIMPLGVSYLDDFSREENTPFYLACIHTVGILGPMFGFMLGSFLAKIYVDIGFVDLDSITITHKDSRWVGAWWLGFIVTGTVVLLSSIPFWFLPKSLPKQGQEHSQSKSTELTTVAEQENFLPEETQDQEEKEKPVTFQELAKDFIPSLKRLFRNRIYSMMILTYLVAVNGFIGMITFKPKFMEQTYGQSASRAIFMIGILNLPAVALGIITGGFVLKRFKLGVIGAARVSIAASVGSCCMLAIQFFIQCENAEVAGLTVSYQGVPQVSYNQQTLLSQCNMGCSCSLKHWDPVCAYNGMTYASPCLAGCQMSTGTGREMVFHNCTCIGEIMTPAMNMSAVLGQCSRRSECDSKFRIYMALSVVGSFISACGGTPGYIVLLRSIQPDLKSLALGMQTLIVRTLGGIPPPIYFGALIDRTCLKWGTKQCGGRGACRLYDANTFRMTFIGLITALYFLSNTLWGVLYLKIVKRQKKLALRNQAKENEQEGNGVGNGHASINIAKTKEDTDKESTI from the exons ATGAGTGTAGAGTCCAAAAAACCACGTGAGCCATGCTGCTCCAAGCTCAAG CTATTTCTGGCCTCTCTTGCATTTGTATATTTTGCCAAAGCCTTTGGTGGAGCCTACATGAAGAGCTCCATCACCCAGATTGAAAGGCGCTTTGATATCCCCAGCTCCCTGATTGGGGTTATTGATGGCAGCTTTGAAATGG GCAACCTCTTGGTAATCGCCTTTGTGAGCTACTTTGGTGCTAAGCTCCATCGTCCCAGGCTGATTGGTATTGGGTGTTTGGTCATGGCTGCTGGATCTTTCCTAGTAGCCCTGCCTCACTTCTTCCAGGGCCT GTATAAATATGAGACTAGTATgtctcacagtgctgctgtcaacagCACTGAGAGCATCCTGCCCTGTCTGTCCAACCACAGCATGCCTGATGCAGATGAGATGCCCGATACGGCAACGAAACCAG CTTGTGTCAACCCACCGGGCTCGTCCATGTGGATCTATGTATTCTTGGGAAATATGCTACGTGGAATTGGGGAAACTCCCATCATGCCCCTGGGAGTGTCCTATCTGGATGACTTCTCTAGAGAAGAAAACACACCTTTCTATTTGG CCTGTATCCACACAGTGGGAATTTTAGGACCTATGTTTGGTTTCATGCTTGGGTCTTTCCTCGCCAAGATATATGTGGACATTGGATTTGTGGATTTAG ACAGTATCACCATCACCCATAAAGATTCCCGCTGGGTGGGAGCCTGGTGGCTGGGTTTCATAGTGACCGGCACAGTGGTTCTGCTGTCTAGTATTCCATTCTGGTTCCTGCCCAAGTCTTTGCCTAAGCAGGGGCAAGAGCATAGCCAGAGTAAAAGCACAGAGCTAACAACGGTGGCAGAGCAGGAGAATTTCCTTCCGGAGGAAACTCAGGatcaggaagagaaggagaagccAGTTACATTCCAGGAGCTGGCTAAAG ATTTCATCCCATCTCTAAAGCGACTCTTCAGAAACCGCATCTACTCAATGATGATCCTCACCTATCTGGTGGCTGTTAATGGCTTCATTGGAATGATCACTTTTAAGCCAAAGTTCATGGAGCAGACATATGGCCAGTCAGCCTCCAGAGCCATTTTCATGATAG GCATACTGAACCTGCCAGCAGTAGCACTAGGCATCATCACAGGTGGTTTTGTGCTAAAACGATTCAAGCTGGGTGTCATCGGAGCAGCCAGGGTGTCCATCGCTGCCTCCGTTGGGTCCTGCTGTATGCTTGCCATTCAGTTTTTCATCCAGTGTGAAAATGCAGAAGTAGCTGGTCTCACTGTCTCATATCAGGG GGTTCCTCAAGTATCCTACAACCAACAGACTTTGCTGTCACAGTGCAACATGGGCTGCTCCTGCTCACTAAAGCACTGGGACCCAGTGTGTGCCTACAATGGCATGACATATGCCTCACCCTGCTTGGCTGGCTGTCAGATGTCCACTGGCACTGGCAGGGAAATG GTATTTCATAACTGTACCTGTATTGGGGAGATTATGACACCAGCTATGAACATGTCTGCTGTGCTGGGCCAGTGCTCCAGGAGGAGCGAATGCGATAGCAAATTTAGAATCTACATGGCTTTGTCCGTAGTGGGGTCCTTTATTTCAGCCTGCGGGGGCACACCGGGATACATTGTACTGCTGAG GTCCATACAGCCAGACCTGAAGTCTCTGGCATTGGGTATGCAGACACTGATAGTTAGGACTCTCG GTGGGATCCCTCCTCCTATATATTTTGGAGCTCTCATTGACCGAACCTGTTTGAAGTGGGGTACAAAGCAGTGTGGAGGCCGAGGAGCATGCAGACTTTATGATGCTAATACATTTAG GATGACATTCATTGGGCTCATTACTGCACTATACTTCCTGTCCAACACACTGTGGGGAGTCCTCTATCTCAAAATTGTCAAGAGACAGAAGAAGTTAGCACTGAGGAATCAGGCCAAAGAAAATGAACAGGAAGGTAATGGAGTGGGTAATGGACATGCTAGTATCAACATTGCCAAAACCAAAGAAGACACAGACAAGGAGAGCACTATTTAA